The DNA window GGCTGCGGGCTGTCAGGTAGTCGGAAGAGAAGGCGTCGCTAGAAGGCATCGGGCAGGTTTTCCCTGATTTAAGGAACCAATGCGGGAGTCGGGTTGCGCGCATTATCGGACTTTTCAGGGCCTCCGCAAGAGAATCCACAAAATGAGGCCGCTGGGCATGGCGACCTGACGCGTACTTCGTTTGTCCAATCGCTTTTAGAACCTATGTTTATGGGGGCGATTCCCATACCGGCACGGACGGAGCAGGGAACTTCGCCGGAATCCGCGAGCGTGCATCTCCCCAGCATGGATTCCGCCGTTTCGGCCGCCCCGAAGAACGATCAAGCGTTGACTGCCGGCCCTGCCTGCCACCCATCCCGCCGTTGTTGGAAGACATCCGTCATGAGGATCGAACTCGCGTTGCCGTGCGGCTTCTTTATCGGCGTTGCCTGCGTCCTCCTGTTCGGCAACCGTGAGATCGAAGCCGCCAATGCGAAACCCACCGCCGCTGCGACGAGCCCAGACAGCGTGCCAGGCGCAGCCAGCGTGCCAGACACAGCCAAGTTGACGGAAACCGCTGCAGCGACCGGGCCACTCGGCGCCCTGAATGCGGACGAACTTACCTGCAGCGGCGGCGTATCAGGCGCGTGCGCGGTGGGCGACCAGGCCTTCGCGGCGGAAGGGCCCTGGCTGTTTATGACGCGTCTGTTCGATACGCAAGACTATCCGCCGCGGTGGTATTGCGGTAACTGGTCGTCGGACACGGCCTGGATGCATATCGTTTCCGACGCCGCCATTTTTGGCGCCTACTTCACCATTCCCGTGGTGCTGTTCTGCTTTATGTTTTCCCGACGGGATTTGAGCTTTCCGAGGGTGACCTTCCTGTTCGGGGCCTTTATTCTGGCTTGCGGATTCGGCCATTTGATCGAAGCCGGAATTTTCTGGTGGCCCGTTTACCGCTTCTCAGGACTCGTGAAAGCAATAACGGCAATCATCTCCTGGGCGACCGTGCTGATGCTGATCCGCATCCTGCCGGCCGCATTAAAGATTCCCTCGACGGCGGCCCTGGCGGCGGAACTGCAGCGGAACAAACAGCAGCTGGACTTTGCCATCAAGGCCGGGAATATCGGGGTCTGGGAATGGAAAGTGAACCAGGACGTGTTGACCTGGGACGCGCGCTGCCGGGAAATATTCGACGCCGAACCGCACCTCGATCGCTATTGCCTGAAACACTATACCGATCGCCTGCATCCGCTGGAACGCGAAGCGTTAACAAAGCGTGTTGAAGAATGCATGCGCACCGGCGAGCCTTACGACGTGCGGCATCGGGTCGTCCATCGAGACGGAACGATTCTCTACATTTACTCCCGGGGCGAGGCCGTTTTCAACGAACAGGGCGAGCTCGACAGCTATATGGGCGTCTCGCTCGACCAGACCGAATTGCAGCGTCAAAGCGAGGCCGTCAAAGAAAGCGAACAGAACTTCCGCAGCACCTTTGAACAGGTCGCCATCGGCATCGCCCATGTGGCGCCCGACGGCCGCTGGCTGCGGGTCAACCAGGGTCTGTGCGACATTATCGGTTACACCTGCGAGGAACTTCTCCACGCGAACTTCATGGAGATTACCCATCCCGAAGATCTGGCGAACGACCTGGGACAGGCCGCGCGTACGCTGGAGGGCGAGATCGATTCGTATTCCCTGGCCACGCGTTTCCTGTGCAAAAACGGCGATTCGGTCTGGGTCAACCTGACCGTGTCTCTGGTCCGCAGCAGCACGGGCGAACCGAAGCACTTTATCACCGTGGTGGAAAACATCCAGGGCCGCATTGATTCGCAACGGGCCGTGCACGAGTCTTCGGAACGGACCCGCGCCATTTTGAACTCCACCTCTGACGGCATCATTACGATCGACGAACGGGGAATCATCGGCTCCTTGAACCCCGCCGCCGTGCGGATCTTCGGTTATACCGAACAGGAACTGCTCGGCCAGAATGTCAGCGTGCTGATGCCGGCCCCCTACCAGGCCGAGCACGACCATTACCTGGCAAATTATGTGGAAACGGGCCGCAAAAATGTGATCGGATCGGGCCGCGAAGTCGCCGGCGTACGGAAAGACGGAACCAGCTTTCCGTTGGAACTGAGCGTGACCGAAGTCGACCTGGAAGGCCAGCGTCTGTTTACGGGATCGGTCCGCGACATTACGGAACGGAAACGCTTTGAAGAGGCCCTGCAGTCGGCCAAAGACACCGCCGAGGCGGCCAACAAGGCCAAAAGCGATTTCCTTGCTTCCATGAGCCATGAACTGCGGACGCCCCTCAACGGCGTGATCGGCATGGCCGAGCTGCTGGCGGATTCGCCTTTGAATCCGCGCCAGCAACGCTTTGTTAGCGCTTGCCAGAGCAGCGGCCGCAGCCTGCTGATACTGATTAACGATATCCTCGACTTCTCCAAGATCGAAGCCGGCCAGCTTGAACTCGATGAGCATGACTTCGACCTGCTGCAGTTGCTGGACGATGTGATGGATGTCCTTCCGCTGCGGCTGGGGGAAAAGAACATTGAAATGCTGTACAGCCTGGACCATCCCAACACGCTCCACCTGACCGGCGACAGTCATCGCCTGCGGCAGGTGCTGGTCAACCTGCTCAACAATGCGATCAAATTCACCGAGCAGGGCGAAATCCGGCTGCGGGCCGTTCCAAAACGCTTGAGCGAAACCGAAGTAACCCTGCACTTCTCGATCGAAGATACAGGCATCGGCATTCCCCAGGATCGCCTGCACCGGTTGTTCCAACCGTTCAGCCAGGCCGACAGCTCCACCAGCCGCAAATTTGGCGGCACCGGCCTGGGCCTGTCAATCTGCAAGGCCCTGGTCGAAGCCATGGACGGAACGATGGGCGTGGAAAGCAGTCCGGGCGTGGGTTCGCAATTCTGGTTCACGGTCACCCTGAAGCGAAACGCCGGTCCGCTGGATGACTCCCGCAATCTGCTTCCCCAGTGGACCGACCGTCGCGTCCTGGTGGTCGAAGGGCAGGATTCGTGTCGGGAATTGTTGCTGGGCTTCTTCCAGAAGTGGCAAATCCCAGCCGAGCAGGTCGCCACGGCCGAGGAAGCCATTCTCCGGATGCAGCAGGAAGCAGCGGCGGGGCGCCCCTTTGAACTGGTCCTGGCCGACGAGGTCTGCTGGGAGGTCGACGGTTTGTCGCTGCAGGAACAAATGCTGCGACTGACCGGATTGAAAGAAGCCTCGCTGATTCGCATCGCTTCCTCAGAGAGCCCGACGTTGCTGTCCGCAAGTGACGCCACGCCCTGCCTGCACAAGCCGGTAGGACAGTCCCACCTGCTCGACGCCCTGATGAATCTATGGGGACCGAACGGGCACACGGCGCGAGCCTCCGTGGAAACGGCCGCCGCGACGCTGGCGCCCCGCACCGACTTGCTCCGCATCCTGCTGGCTGAAGACAACGCCACCAACCAGCTGTTCGCACGGGAGATCATGACCCGCAACGGCTGGAACTGCGATATCGCCGGCAACGGCCGGGAAGCGATCGCCGCCCTGGAAGAACAGGATTATGACCTGGTTCTGATGGATTGTCAGATGCCGGAAATGGATGGATTTGAAGCAACACGGGAAATCCGCCGCCGGGAATCCGACGGACGCCGAACGGGCCGCATGCCGATTATCGCTTTGACGGCCAACGCCATCAAAGGGGATCGCGAACGTTGTATCGCCGCCGGGATGGACGACTACCTGTCAAAACCCTTTGACCCCAAGTCGCTCGTCGCGGCCGTGCATCGCCTGCTGGACATCCACGCGGAACCACGACGCCCGGTTGTCCCCCAGCCAGCGCCCCCGGTCACAGCCCCGCTCAACAAAGACGAATTCCTCGAACGCTGCATGAGCGATATCGACTTCGCCCATACCATGCTGGACATGTTCGCTCGTGACGGCAAGGCTCGCCTGGACGCCGTGGTGCAGCATGCGGCCCAGGGCGACACGGCCGCCGCAAGCGCCTCGGCCCACTCCCTGAAAGGAATGGCCGGCATTATCGCCGCTCCCCGACTCATGGCCGCCGCCGCCGCGATCGAAGGCGCCGGTATCGACGGGAACCTCGACGAAGTAAGAGCGCTGATCGCCGACCTGCAGCAGGAAGTCGCCAATTGCCTGGACTACATCCCCCAGTTCAAACGTCAATCTCCCGCCAGTCCCTAACAGAACACCTGGTCCCCGGCGCGAATCGAACGACCCCCTCCGCATCGCCTCGCAAGAACGGAAACGCGGGTTGCGGGCCGCGTCGCCGCCTCGCAAAAGGATCCCCCAGAGCGGCTGACGCCAGGCGATGACGTGGCGGGTTGCGGGACCGGCTGGTAAAATAAGACAGGTCGCTGCCGGCGGCCTGCTTCGTTTTTCACTTACGAGTTTTGCGTGTGGCTATGATCGAGGTTGCTTGTCCCCGTTGCCGGATGGTGTACCAGGTTGAGCCGGGAACGGCAATCGTGCAATGCCAGATCTGTAAATCAGAACTGGTCGTACCCCCGTCGCCCGAACAACCCCTGGCGAGCCCCGCAGCGACGCCGCCCGGCGCAACGTCTGCCAGCGCAACGCCTCCCGCAGCGACGCCCCCCAGCGCGGGCGAAGCGCGACCGGGCGAGCAGCCGCTGTCGCCTCCGGCCGCCCAGCCTTTGGGAGCAGCGCCCCGGGTCGCCCGCGCCGTGGTTCCAGGCGGATCAGCTAACCCGGTTCAGGCCGCCGTTCCTGCTGCCATGCCTGCAGGGGCCCCTGTCGCTCGCGCCGTTTATCCCGCACCCCAGGCGGCGCCGCCGGCTCCTATTCTTCCGCCTCACCTGCAGGCAGGCGGTTCCGGCATGGCGCCGGTGATTGGTCCCGCGAACAAATCCTCGACGCGCCGGAGCATTCCTTCACGTGCGGAACGTCGCCAGGCTCAGCTGATGATTTACGGCGGCTTCGGTTTACTGGCGGTGCTGCTGATCCTCGGCATTTGCGGCCTGCTCCTGATCATGAAGCCCGAGCTGGTGCTGCCCGAAACGGCCGAGCGCCCTGGGGGATCCGGCGGGTCGACAGTTCCCGGCGGTGGCTTCTCGACTGCTGCGCCGGCGGATCGCTGGGCCGACGCTACCGTGGCCGAACTGGAACATAACGGCGTCAAAGTCCGCGTCGACTATGTCGATGTGGGCGACGTCGCCACCCGGAACAACGCCAACGCGGTTGAGGTGTTCACGGATCGCGACTACCTGCATGTAACGCTCTCGCTGGAGAACACGAACGCGGCGCCGGTCGCCTATCGCAGCTGGCAGGGAAACACTTTTCCCGGCGGTTCGCTGGCCCAGGTGAAGCTGACCGACAACTCGGGCGCCGAGTATGCCCAGGCGACCTTTCCCGGAGCCCGATCGGTCAAGGGGCATCTGGCCGACGCCCAGTTGGACCCGAAAGAAAAAGTCACCGACACCCTGATTTTCCAGCCGCGTGCGGGGCAAGACCCGCGTGCTGCGACCTTTTATCTGCTGGAATTACCTGCCGGAGCGCACGGAGCCGAAGGCGAGTACCGCTTTCGCATTCCCCGCAACATGCTAGAGGAAGCGCCCTCGCTCGGAGGCCCGGGCAGCGAAGGCTTTACCCTGCCGCCCGATGGCATGTCCAGCGAGTAACACACTTGCCTCTAGTGGTGCGTCAAACCATAAAATCAGGTTTCTCTCAATCAGCCGCCGGGCACTAGCCCCCGGTTTTTTTGGCAGCACAGCAGCACGGCCGAAATCGCTCACTCGAAGATTGAAGATTGACGCAGCAGTAGTGCTGCGTCAAGGCAAAGAGTTCGGGTTCTTCCAATTAGCCGTTTTGGCGATAGCCACGGTTAACGAAAAGGAACAGCGGCTCGCGCGAAAATGGCCAAACCTGAAATGGAAACTTGACGCACCACTAGTCCAGCAGCGACAAAGTTCTAGACCAGCTGCGGAATGGGGGAGCCTGTGGTGATGGCGCGGAGGACGTCGGCCGGTACGCCCTGGGCGATGCGGAGTTTGCCGACATCGAACAGCGTGTGCATGACCGTCGCCATCAGATCCTGCGTGGTGACCGGGTCGGCAACCGGTTTGCTGGCCGTAGCGTCGCTGGCGCCAATGACCTGACCCATTCGCAGACCGCCGCCGGCCAGCAGCAGGGTGCATAGATTGCCCCAGTGATCGCGGCCCGCTTTGGCGTTGATGCGCGGCGTGCGGCCGAACTCGCCCGTCACCACCAGCAGCACTTTATCCGACAGGCCGCGGGCTTCCAGGTCTTCCAGGAACGCACTCGCCGCTTTGTCGACCGCGGAGCCCAGCAACGGCATGCCGTCGTCGATGCCAAAGGCGTTGCCATGCATGTCCCAGCCGGCGCTGGTGACCGTGACAAACCCGCAACCGGCTTCGACCAGGCGCCGGGCCAGCAGCATCTGCTTGCCGAGGGCAATGGGCGATTGGCCTGGCACGTTCGTTTTTTTCTTCTGCAAATCCGCCGGGATCGAGAACTCGCCCGTATCGTACCGGGCAACCAGGGCGGGGTCTTCCTCGGCCAGATTGAAGGCTTCCCCGACGCCGCCCAGGATCACTTCGAACGCCTGCTCCTGGAACTTGTCGGCTCCGGCCAGCAGACCGCCTGCATCCGCCTGCCGCTTGATGCGGTCCAGTTGGGAGAGCAGATTCCGGCGATCGTCCAGTCGATCCTCGCCCAGTCGCAGCTCCATATTACGGACGATCTCGCCGCCTGAACTGGGATCGAACGCTTTGTACGCCGCCGGCAAGGCGCCAATTCCTGTCACTCGACTGGTCTGGGCGCCCAGCCCTTTGAACTGTTCGCCAGCGGCCGGCGGCGGCAACACCGTATTGCTGGGAATGCCCGACATCGGATTGCTTACGCCGACCACGCGTGAAAAGACCGAACCCATCGCGGCGTTTGTCAGATTCCCGCCGCTGATCACGTGCTCTGACGCCTGAGTATGGCTGGACATGCCATGGGCGAACGATCGGACAACCGCCAGGCGATCGGCCAGTTTCGCCAGTCGCGGGAAATGGCTGCCAAATGTGACCCCGGGAAGCGCCGTCGGCGTTTCGCCAAACATGGCCCGGTATTCCGAAGGCGCCGTCATTTTGGGATCGAACGTTTCAATCTGGGTGGGACCGCCCTGCAGAAACAGGACGACGACTGCTTTGTCCCGAGCCAGCGCGCCGTAAGGGGCTGTCGGTGACTGGGCCGCCAGCAGGGAGGGGAGCGTCATTCCGCCCAGTCCCAAAGCGCCGATCCGCAACAGCTCGCGGCGGCTCATCCCCTCACAATTCCCCATTCGGCCGTCAGAATACAAGGACAGCATTTCGCAACTCCTGCAACCCAGGACAAGAATACAGCCGTAGAGTTCGGCTTGCAAAAACTATCACATCGACGGGCATTTATCAATCTTTAACTGCAGATCCCCGTTGTTTTCTCTTCTTCGGCGTTCCGCCTGGGGCATCCGCGATTGTGCTCCGGCGACCACGACCGGTCGCTCATTCTGGGCGAACGGTCCTTCGGAGAACGACCGCACGAACAACCCAAAACGGCCCCGTTTACGGGATTTCTCCTAATCCGCCAGTCAAAGCAGGCAATCGGTTGCAAGCAGCCGGCTGCAGTAACGTCATTGCCATCGAACAGAAGCGAGGGAATTTTCAGCCCGTTCCGGGTTTCTGTGCGGATCATGACGGTTGTATGGACATGGAAAAAAAAGGACGGTCCCGCACTCTCGACATGCCCCACTCTGCCAGCAACGAGCGCCCTCTTCTCCCGGAGATATCACGGCAATGCTTGCTCCGGGAGCGGGCGAGGGCCGGCAGGTGCGATGCAGGGGGCAAACTGAAATTGCGGTGGTTGGGGTTTGTTGCTATTTACGGGCGGCTCTGCTTTTTGGCGGGGCGGGGCGGGGGTGCGCCGTGGGGTTTCGCGGGCCGCCGCTTTTCGCGTCGGGATGTTTGTTGATTTTTGAAACGGGGTTAGCTCGTTATGATAGTTTCTGAACCACCGATTCTGTCGCCGCGGTTTTCCAGGCCGGCGGTGTGGATGGGGCTCCTGCTGCTGGGAGCGATCGGTTGTCATCAGGGGATGCATAGCGCCGCTAAACTGCCGGCGCAGTATGTCGTTGCGCCGCAACCACGCATTAATCGCCTGGATCTGTCACAGATCGCCCAGAAATCCACCCGTAGCGAAGTCATCCAGCCGGGCGACTTTCTCAAGGTGTTTATCGGCACCGGCTTTGAAGAGAAACGTCCGGAACCGGTCTCCCTCCGCGTCGGCGACGACGGCCAGGTGAACGTCCCGCTGGTCGGTCCCGTGCTGGTCGCGGGACTCGAGCCGCGGCAGGCCGATGAAAGCATCCGCCAGGCCAGCATCCAGCGAAATATTTACCGCAATCCGCAAATCGCCGTCGAAGTGTT is part of the Lignipirellula cremea genome and encodes:
- a CDS encoding DUF1501 domain-containing protein, which translates into the protein MLSLYSDGRMGNCEGMSRRELLRIGALGLGGMTLPSLLAAQSPTAPYGALARDKAVVVLFLQGGPTQIETFDPKMTAPSEYRAMFGETPTALPGVTFGSHFPRLAKLADRLAVVRSFAHGMSSHTQASEHVISGGNLTNAAMGSVFSRVVGVSNPMSGIPSNTVLPPPAAGEQFKGLGAQTSRVTGIGALPAAYKAFDPSSGGEIVRNMELRLGEDRLDDRRNLLSQLDRIKRQADAGGLLAGADKFQEQAFEVILGGVGEAFNLAEEDPALVARYDTGEFSIPADLQKKKTNVPGQSPIALGKQMLLARRLVEAGCGFVTVTSAGWDMHGNAFGIDDGMPLLGSAVDKAASAFLEDLEARGLSDKVLLVVTGEFGRTPRINAKAGRDHWGNLCTLLLAGGGLRMGQVIGASDATASKPVADPVTTQDLMATVMHTLFDVGKLRIAQGVPADVLRAITTGSPIPQLV
- a CDS encoding PAS domain S-box protein, which produces MRIELALPCGFFIGVACVLLFGNREIEAANAKPTAAATSPDSVPGAASVPDTAKLTETAAATGPLGALNADELTCSGGVSGACAVGDQAFAAEGPWLFMTRLFDTQDYPPRWYCGNWSSDTAWMHIVSDAAIFGAYFTIPVVLFCFMFSRRDLSFPRVTFLFGAFILACGFGHLIEAGIFWWPVYRFSGLVKAITAIISWATVLMLIRILPAALKIPSTAALAAELQRNKQQLDFAIKAGNIGVWEWKVNQDVLTWDARCREIFDAEPHLDRYCLKHYTDRLHPLEREALTKRVEECMRTGEPYDVRHRVVHRDGTILYIYSRGEAVFNEQGELDSYMGVSLDQTELQRQSEAVKESEQNFRSTFEQVAIGIAHVAPDGRWLRVNQGLCDIIGYTCEELLHANFMEITHPEDLANDLGQAARTLEGEIDSYSLATRFLCKNGDSVWVNLTVSLVRSSTGEPKHFITVVENIQGRIDSQRAVHESSERTRAILNSTSDGIITIDERGIIGSLNPAAVRIFGYTEQELLGQNVSVLMPAPYQAEHDHYLANYVETGRKNVIGSGREVAGVRKDGTSFPLELSVTEVDLEGQRLFTGSVRDITERKRFEEALQSAKDTAEAANKAKSDFLASMSHELRTPLNGVIGMAELLADSPLNPRQQRFVSACQSSGRSLLILINDILDFSKIEAGQLELDEHDFDLLQLLDDVMDVLPLRLGEKNIEMLYSLDHPNTLHLTGDSHRLRQVLVNLLNNAIKFTEQGEIRLRAVPKRLSETEVTLHFSIEDTGIGIPQDRLHRLFQPFSQADSSTSRKFGGTGLGLSICKALVEAMDGTMGVESSPGVGSQFWFTVTLKRNAGPLDDSRNLLPQWTDRRVLVVEGQDSCRELLLGFFQKWQIPAEQVATAEEAILRMQQEAAAGRPFELVLADEVCWEVDGLSLQEQMLRLTGLKEASLIRIASSESPTLLSASDATPCLHKPVGQSHLLDALMNLWGPNGHTARASVETAAATLAPRTDLLRILLAEDNATNQLFAREIMTRNGWNCDIAGNGREAIAALEEQDYDLVLMDCQMPEMDGFEATREIRRRESDGRRTGRMPIIALTANAIKGDRERCIAAGMDDYLSKPFDPKSLVAAVHRLLDIHAEPRRPVVPQPAPPVTAPLNKDEFLERCMSDIDFAHTMLDMFARDGKARLDAVVQHAAQGDTAAASASAHSLKGMAGIIAAPRLMAAAAAIEGAGIDGNLDEVRALIADLQQEVANCLDYIPQFKRQSPASP